The sequence TAAAACTTGAACTGTTTCGTCCAGGTTGAGAACCAGTAGGCCAAATGTGTACTTTGGCTGCTCTAATGGTTCAGAGACAAGGGAATTATCCCAACTCTTCAGAATTGAAATTTACAGATCCCTAACAATATCGCACCTGTTGTCTAGTTTAAATATATGCATGAGACGGTCCACCTTCCACACAATTCAACATAAACTTAACATAGTTATCGAGTATAATCTCACTAATACGATAAAAGGGGGTATCTAAGCTCAATTGAAAGTGTGGTGAACAAATGTACAACTGAACAGACACCCTACAGGCTAGTAAGCTAGTTTGAGCTATCAAGTATATAATTATATGGTTCTCAATAATATCCCAACCCatccaaattaaattaaataaataaagataccaaataacatataaaattaCCAAACTAATGCAAGCCCATTATCCAAACAGACGTACATGtgttaaaaatacaaattaaaatgcATCATGGCAAGCCAAGAGAGAAGCTAGAGACCTTAGCAAAGTTATGTGCAGCAACTAGGGGCACAGCGAGCTAATGTGTCAAGCTAGATAATGACACTTTTTAGTAGATAAATCCCAGATTCTGGTAGCTAGACCAGAACCTACTAGCAAGCATCAAATCACATTGCAAAATTAAATACCAAGTTAGAAAATTCTAATGAAATGAACCGCATGGATGAAGCTATAAAAgcttatatttgattttgtacaATATTGATTAGCTGCAAGACGATGTATACGTTAGCCATGAACCTAAGTGATATAAAACTGACGTATGTTCCTTGTTATCCTATCACTTTGTATGCAATAGTCATGAACTGTCCAAACCTAAATTacacataaaacaagcataccAACCTAATTATCGTACTACAAGCAAAACTCAACTATCTAGGGAGATGAAACAATCTCGAGTCTGATTAGCTAAGAAGCAGCACCACCCACCATTACACAAGAACATCTTCATCTACAAGCTTGCTTGGTTATGTTTCCACGGACTCTGCCTGAAAAAAAGAAGTGGAATCATACCCAAAAAAGCACACAAGCGCGCGCACATATATAGCAGAAGTGATATATTTCAGCATTAACATTACACATCTAAATTATTGAATGGATGCATTGTCCTTCTAGACATGACAAGCCCAACTCTCAAAAGTAGAATCGCAGCCTAGAATAAGCAGAGACAACACATTTGTTGACCGTCGAGAGTTTCCAAGATTGTGAGTTCAAGGAAAAAGAAGTTCAGAGGTGCGAAATCAAATAAGCAATTCAACTCCTCCACAATATCCCATTCACGCTTAGAGAGCACAACAGGCATCTAAGACAAATCGTGCAACTTCACCAATAAGAAGACCAATGTATCTGTTTTAACTACTAGTACTAAATTCACTGTGATTGTAAGTAACAATAGCACCCGGCTAGCATTTGCGTACTACAACTAGTTAAGTTTAACAAGTCCTATGCAAAATATGGACACATGTGGTTCTGTCTAAATGGAGTCACCTTTAcagatttagtagaaaaaagTAGCTTTACGTCTGTCACAGGCTTCCATCATTCTGGTTTTTGAGGGAAGTACAATATCATTCTAATGATCACcacaaggaaaaatattgatctgACCAAGACATAAAGTAGGAGATACACCATTACTACTATAATCCCTGAATGCCTCAAAACAAAGTCTCAACTTGAACAACATTAATCTGGACGTCCACTACTAGGATAAACTTGCCACCCACTCAAGACCATTATACTTCACCATGCACCACCGTCAAAAGTATAACGTATATTCCAACTCTGGTAAAGGAGAATTATAGCATCAGAAAGCCAGTGAAATTACCATGCTGCAGTGAATAGAGGGAAGAGGCGCTTTAAAATGGGATCTAGAAGACAATTTGACTACAGAACAGTTACTGAGGTCAAATCAGGGTAGCCTATCATGCATCAAGATTTTCATTCGATTTATCATGTATCAAAACTACGATTTTGTTAAAATTACAGCATTTATGAATAATCATCAAAAAGAACAGTACATTTCAGAAATTCGTCGTTAAAAGGATAATGTAATGAGCTCCAAAATTCTCGATTAATTCCTAATTCACTGTCAGCATGTTAACCCTGACTCGAATTTGATATGGGCTCAAAAAAATTCACAGTCACACGAATTGGGCAGTAACAAGCTAAAAACTAAGAAACTAGCTAGACCTCATTGCATTTATGTACAAGGAGAGGCGGAAATAGTGAGACAAGTTCTATCAAAGACGAGAAATTAACGATGGAAGGAAGAGAAGGGTAATACAACCAAACAAGTCCTCCAGCCAGAAGTAATAAATAGGTCCAGCCCCAGATAAAGTATACTGATTGGTAACTACACAAAAATACAATGTAATCTAACAGACCCTATACCTTGTCAACTGGCGgtagaaaaaattcaaaatagaagATATAGTATCACATATTTATACCAATCTAATGGAAGTGCTGATTTCATCAACAACCGATTATACAGATCTTAATTAACTTGGGCCATTACACCAAAGTGATGGCTGAGGGGTCAACTCACAGGAGTGAACAACCAAAAAATTCCTTGATCAAATCTCACTTACGACATCCAATGTATATGCTCCAAACGTTGTTGGGCATTTCTAACCGACACTTACAGTAGCATGATCGGCTGGCTATACCAGATTGTCAAGTGGATAAACTTAAATACATACAAGTTGATCCAAACACCATCATCATAAAAGATCACTCCACCTCCATCCAAATTTACGTGGCACCCTTTCCTTTTAGTTTGTCCcgaaaagaatgacaattttctataattagaaataaattaacttcaaaatatgacaatattctataattagaaataacttaACTTCAAAATTCTCTTTTTACCCTTAATCAAATGATTGATGGCCACAAAAGATTTGTTTTAgaccacaaatttcaaaagttattcctttctttctaaaattctttctAAAATTCTATGCCTAGTCAAACGGTACCAAATAAATTAGGATAGAGGGAGTAACTACATGCAAAAATATAATTCAACCTACATTCCTAAGGTGGAAACCCTATTCCTCAAAATTAAATTCCCATCAAGGAACTCGGATGATTTCAAATGTTTTCTTTCCCGTTTTACCCATCTAGGGCTAATCTGAAAGCCAAATTATTTGTAGCTGGTCACAACTCAAGGATGTTAAGATATCACAGGCTGCTGTAAGTTGCTGAAATACAAATCCCATAAAATCCTAAGGGAGTAAAATGAAGAGAGTACCATTGACAATATAGAGACAACCCAgaatgaattaactcaaaaggaaaacaaaaaatttcaatgTAGTCATATCTCAATAGGAAGAGAACATTCTTTAATACATGCACTGTTTCTTAGAGATCCATTGAGGTTTTGGTAACAAAGGCAACTCGAATTTGGAAATACAGGGCGAGATGACGATGATAATCAAGGTACCCAAAGCCATGCAAATAGGATCTTGCACATGAACTCTGTTCACGTCTCTAGTGCAAACAGGGGAAATTGAGGGATGTTTCAGCCCTTCAGGTGCCCTCAAGGAAAGTGTACACGATTCTGGAACAAAGGAACATAACGGAGAATGGAGCAGAGAAAGCAAGTCTCATGCTTAAATTAGGTAGAAATGAAAACTATCAAACAAATGAGCTGAAAGCTAAGACAAAGATGAAGTGCCTTGTGTAACCCACTTAAAGCTGATGTATACCTAGAGTTGAACTACGGAGTGCATTGTCCAATTCCTTAAAAAGGGAACATCTTCCCAGAATTGAACAGTGCACCTTCTAACTCACTTACGGTAGTGTCTTCATGACTTGAACCATGTTTCAGTTTCAAAAATCAATTACGAGTTAGGATGCTTCTAATATCAACTCCGGCACTGCATCTAATGAGAAAACCAAAGGACAAAGCCAAAACATCTAACAGCTCAAGGACTTGGAGAACTGCAACCCACATTATAAGCCAAGCCCACTTTCTAAGAGATGGAAAGGATGGAGAAGTGACAATATCCAAGAGTTCACATAAGGGGATTAAAAGAAAACTACTACTATATCAATTGAGATTTGAAGCTTTGATCTAAAGCAACGTTTGAACCCcttctattttaaaataaagggTTTCACTATTTATGTGAACATAATATTTTGACCAAGTGGATTCAACTGAACCCCTTGCCTCCAACCTAAACTGTTTGAACTCGACTTTGGTGCCCCACCTGTGTCTACATGACGTTGTCGTGTAGTGGGTATAGGATCCGTATTGAATCTAGTTAATTTGAGCAAATGATGGATTAAtggcattttaatattattattaatgtcaaaaatattttttttaaatgccaAATGATTTATTATAAGTCTCTTTAAATTTTACATTgagaaaattataatatttattatttaccgGATACATTCCCATTCTACTTTTTATTCAATATGCTGATACATTTTTAATAGTCAAAAATGATTGGTTGAAAATTATAGTCAAAGAATTTggcttcttttttcatttttctaatgTTGTTGGctactttttcaattttcaaattttggatgTTGCCTATTCTCAATAATGGTGGATTCTTAATATTCCACATACACGTTTTGTTTTCCTATATATATGTAGCAACATTCATGCACGGAAGAGAGGGAAGGAATTGAAAAATTCTAATACCATATAATATAttaagagagtttattagttaaAGGGAGATGTTTTTATTGTGagagctttgaactcaattcTAGTCCAGAGTATTATGTGTaggctgttgtatcctggaggggacaggTCAATGAGTATTACTGTTAGACCGGAAAAACAACTACCGCAGTGAGCtttaatctccttaaagagagcgagatatctgcGCCTCAGCCATAGAAGAAGAAataacattttttctttattcatttgtaaTCAATTGTAATATCACTGCAATTTTTTACTTATAATATCACCACCAACTTTAAGGAGATTCAAAGATGACAACAACTGAAAATTCCGCGGATTTCAAGCTGGGAGATGTGAACAATCCATTCCGATTCGATGATACTCTCTTCAAGAGGTGGAAGAGTAAAGTGTttttctacttaagtcttctcAATGTTTTTTATGTGTTAACTGAGAAGAATCAAAATAAAGTAGATAACTCTTTCATGACTGACGACGACACTAAATCTCTTGAGGAGAAAGTTAAAAAATACAACAGTGACTCCTACAActgttgttattttttacttaattgtctatctgataatttttatgattattatgatagaatttactctagtgcaaagaaaatttgaaaagtcTTGACATCGAGGAGGCCGAAGCGAAAAAAATATGCGGCTAGAGGCCAAGATGCACTTATGCAAACAGAAGGGAACAACATCACACCGAaggtaaatttattttcaaattatgctacccttgaaaataacaaaaatactactttgaagcctaagatgaaaatattcaagaaaaataatgataGACATTCCAATaataataatggtggaaataTTCAAGCAAAAAAACAACATGTACGAGAAAAAGAACCGTGCTTTGTCAGTGGCAGAAGTGGGCATATTGCTCGACCTTGCAAATATCGAAAACGTGGACCTACACCTCAGGCAAACGTTACTGAAGAACCATTTGTGGCAGTAATAACAGACATTAATATGGTAGTGAATGTTGATGGATGATGGGCTCTGGTGCAAACCGTCATGTCTGTTATGACAAAGActgatttaaaaattataaaaattttgagGAACCCAAAACCATCATGCTTGGAGATTCACACACAAGTCAAGTACTTAGAGTGGGGATGTCGAGTTGAGACTTACTTCTGGAAGGGTATTaatcttaaaagatgtactttatactccttccatgaagaaaaatttaatgtctagttttcttcttaataaagcgggcttcaaacagattattgaatctAACCAgtatataattgtgaaaaataatgtTTTTGTGGGAAAAGGGTATgcatgtgatggtatgttcaagttGAGTGTTGAAATGCATAAAACATCTACTTCTATTTAtatgctttcttctactaatttttggcatgctcgTTTGTGTCTTATAAATAAACGTTATGTGGGAATCATGAGTAATTTAGGATTAAGAGAATTTATTAGTTAAAGGGAGGTGTTTTTATTGTGAGAGCCTTGAACTCAATTCCAGTCTAGAGTATTGAGTTATATTGTGTATaggctgttgtatcctggagggaaCAGGTTAATGAGTATTACTGCTGGATCGGAAAAATAATTaccgcagtgggcttgaatctctgCTCCTCGGCCATAGAAGAAgaaatgatattttttcttttattcatttgtaACTTTCAGTTGTAATCAATTGTAATATCACTGCAATTTTATTTGTAATATCACCAACACCAAGAATTTTGACACAAAAGCTTAaggtaaaattaaataaaatggaataccttgaatatAAAAATTTCTATATTAGTCTTGTTTCTTATATCTCCTTTTGGAATTCTCATCTTGATCTTTATTTTCTCCTCAGAATACCCTTTTAGTTTTTCACATAATGCCTCGTAATAATTTAGAGATATAGCTCTATCTTTAgatatctaaattatttttagcCGAATACTGCACCCATATTTGTATTTAGATCACCTAAATCTTAAAGTTTAGAAAAGGAAGGATCCGACCAACCTCTACACGTATCAGAGAGACACCTGAACCAAAATCCGAGCAACCTAGCCCCTAAAGTATTTCTTCCACTTAGAAAATCAAACTAAACAAGAATCCAAATAATGCATGAAAATTAAATGAGAGAAATTAGAGACCTGAGGACGTAACTGGGGAAATAAAGGTCAGCAGTTTTGATAGATCATGTGCTTCAGAGTCTCTCTACGCAGCCGAGTACGGGTGACCATAGTATCCATGTTGTGATCTTTGCTAACCACACTAACCGTCTTCCTACCAGCTTCATCCGTCCCTCCTTTTATCACATCAAAAGATCTTTTTCTGTCCATCTCTTCTTCTGGTCCTAGAGCAAATTAGCCTTGAATTCAAATTGTacacaaacacacaaaaatacataCATGTAGGTCAAAGATTGTACCTTTAGATAGAAGCACATCCCTTTGGGAAATAAGCAAGGGAGCATACATGTAGGTATCAGCCTTCAAATAATCCCCAATTTTAGTAACCAAATGGAGGTTCTTCTTGTCATTTCCCTCCAAGGGTTTATCTTCCCCATTAATTCCTCCTGGAAAAGAATACTGACCATAGAAAGGGGAAGTACACAAAGGTGCAAACATAAAAGTGTCAGACATGAGATAATCAAAAACTTTCTTCAAAACTTGCTTCCTTTTGCTACTGCCTTTCTTCATTGGTTGCTTCATTTTCTTCAGGTGCACTGCTGAGAGAATACCCATTTTTGTTCttgcgaaaaaaaaaaaaaagcaatggAGATCCACCGGGAGGAATGGATAGAGGTTAGAACTTAAAAGGTGGCGGTAGAAGTTAGGCGGTTATAAAGTGAATGCAACGTGTGCTTCCACTTGGCAAATAAACAGACAAGCCATCTGCCCAACCAAAAACTtctccctaattttttttttataactactATGTTCCAATTTGTCCGGAAATTGCGTGGATGACCCAACAGtgataatttgtttttttttaatcgTTGCACCTTTAGATGGTTTGATAGAGTGAGCTCCGAATTATtcgtctcaaattttttaatttaatttttttttttattaataaaaaaagatcaattttttttttatattgactttttatattaattactttttcttcaaattaaaatgtaaatatcatttaatagaggTACTATAGTAAATTAGACATCAATgtatcatctcaatttgagacgaataatttgagacggagggagtataagataataataaatagGATGTATTAATAATGCTAAGATTAGCAATGCTGGAATTAGTAATGctaagattattttttatgtcatgtttgatttgatatattaaaaataatatgtattgttacattttaaaaataatattatttgtttacaaaaatactttcgatatattataactttgtgtattttctttgtaaggatttattattctttttttaaaattaaataaatcaacaatataattcataactttattcttttttaaaaataaaaataagtcaaaaatataattaataatattcgTAAATTCAAAGGTGAATTATGTTGAAAATTTATTCACACCTGATGTGTATAACACTGATATGTCTGAATTTACATTTTGTTGTCAAATTATAACTAAGTATTAtggaattttaagatttaatcattcacttacagaaattatttttttggttatcttttctttatttgttcatcatttgtttgttgtttccactttgtGATGTTCTTAAATTGGAGAAAGGTACATGTACTTTAGAATGAAACAGTAGAATCATTGCTAACATAAAATTGTGTTATATGGAGTGTTAAAGCtaagcaaaaaaattatttttatttgtaatatattCTATGTACAAATTAAAGTTTGTATGCAAACATGCAATTTATTTTCGAGCTTTGACCAGCGAGTATTTTTACGTTAACGAAGTAGTTTTTctatgaataaaattatttggagggatattatcatcttgataaattaaaaagaaataattcacattaaataaattgaaaaatgttatgaaatataaactaagaacaacaaaaataaatagagagaagagggGGAGACTTCTTTATGTCTcatgagggatgagagatcataagattgagaatacgatgaacaaaatccctctatttactGGAGAAAATACTTCTAGTTTCTAACTAAAAGACatatacttcaaatcctgatagatatcaactagatcttgatagatattattagatcttgatagatcttatctatattcttaatagacattcactgtaatgtaagtacatttataacaaaaaagatTTAGATAAGCTTTAAAGGaatttgaggatatttttgtctttatttttatttatccatGGATTGTATTCCATGAATTACTAACCCATCAAATTgggtgtattagttatacaccttaTAATACTATGTAAGGTGTATAATTAATCCATCTATTAGTTATACATTGCTCCAAAAATTTTTATCATACAATGTATTAAATAATACTAcactttaatatatgaattatcaAAGTAATACATCCTACCAAACGGCTCCTAAGTATTTTAAAACATTATATGCTCATGTGtccctcaatttttattttttgttaattttttaaaattttaatttatttgtctcaatttttattatttttttcttaaacattatttatttcttcatttctcttttttgtaattcatttgtctcaatctttatttttcttttaagggCATACATCGAAGTAAATTTAAAGACATGACATGTTTGTTTGGAAATTCTTTGGGATAAATCTTATCTCtaagacaaaaattatagaacatctcataaatcaagacacaatgtagtAGTGACAAATTTGGATTGTGGGgtataacttattgtttgaaaatccttcAATTAAATTTTGCCTCTAAGTCAAGAGTTATTAAATATCTCACATATCAAGACAAAATATGGTAATGTCAACACTTTCCCATTAGgcgtaactttttttttttggaggttTTTTGGTTAAGTCTTACCTTAGGGGCAAAACTAatagagtatctcataaatcaCGATAAAATGTGATAGCGTCAACCCTTGCGGCATAACTTGTGGGTTAAGTCTGGTCTTTATGGCCAGGGTTATCGAACATCATATAAACCatgacacaatgtggtagtgtcaactcttgcctacgGGGCGTAACTTACTTTTTGAAATTTCTTGGACTAAGTcatgcctctaagacaagagttataaaatatctcataaatcaagacacaatgtgatagtatcaactcttacccatgagacataacttattttttgaaagtccttgattatAAAACACCTTATAAATTAAGATAGTGTGATAGTATCGACTCTTGTCCAAGGAGTGTAACTTATTGTTTAAAAATTTGTgggctaaatcttgcctctaattaagagttatagagtatctcataaattaaaacataatgtggtagtgtcaactcttactcaagggcataacttgttgtttggaagtCCTTGGGTAAAATCTTGCTTCTAAGACAAATGTTAAAGAACAtcttataaattataacacaatgcGTAGTGTGAACTCTTTCCCATAGGGcacaacttgttgtttgaaatcccttggtctaagtcttgcctctaaggtaagagttatataGGTTCTCATAAATTAATACACAATGTGGTtatgtcaactcttgctcatggggcCAACTTGTTATTTGATATCCTTGGTCTAAgccttgcctctaaggcaagagttatagagcatttcataagtcAAAAACATGGCTGGTAGTGTTGACTAcgcaacttgttgtttgaaaattcttgggataagtcgtgcctctaaagtaagagttgtagaatatcatAAATTAATGCATAATGTGGTAGCATCAATTCTTGTCTGTgagacataacttgttgtttgaaagttagTTCAAGTCTTACCTCTAAAGTAAGAGTTATAGTACATCTCATAAACAAAAaacacaatgtagtagtgtcaacttttttccatgagatgtaacttgttgtttgaaaatcctaagtcttgcctctaaagtaagatttataaaaatatatcataaatcaagacacaatgtgatagtgtcaactctcactcatggggtgtaacttgttgtttcgaatgaatttaataaaaaaaacaaaagttgcgaaaaaagaaaaaattgaagaaaattatttgaaaagaaaacataaatatcaaagaaaattaaaaaagagaaaaaaatagaagttgagagaagaaaaggaaaagaaaataaaggttgagaaaaatttaaaaagaaataatcaaagtataaaaagagaaaaaaaatttaaaaaaacatagaaattgagaggtagaaaagaaaaaaagtaagggttaagaaaaaaagaataaaattaaagtaaaatagaaaagattaaaaaaaattgaagttgaaaaataaataagtatacaGTTTTTTAGAATAATTTGAGGTATAAAGAAGCAAATAAATATTTGTTCTATATATTAAAAAGAAGGAAAGCTAGTTTTGTATGACTTTTCTTCTGAGAGACAAAGAAAACAAGGCCACCTATTATGAGGGTCATTTCTGTAGTTTTACcccaatttgtttgtcttattttttttatccccATTTGGAAGatatcactttttttattttggcaACACTTTTTGTAGCTACTTTTCACATAACATGATTAAAGTCAcgtgattaaaaaatattttgttatatttgacatatttttaatttaaaatcataaaattttaaaaaattcttaaatttcatgtcaaGTTAAAATGGAAcaaacaaactaaaacaaaaagaGCAGTATCTAAATTTAGATTAAGGTATGTTTGTTCTCGATAAGAAACAAAAAATGTATATCTTTtagttttctcatatttgattgGTCAAAATATCTTCTAAGAATACAAGTtctttaaaaatgagaaaaataacttCCTAATGCAAGTagagaaaataaatttattgCAAGTTTATTGTCTCCTCTCCACCCACCCAACGTCCCTAACCCTCACTTCTTGGAAATTCTACCCCCTACCACCCCTTAATCCTCACTCCCCACACATCTGCACTCATAATATTtgctagattatatataaatacacttaaaataatattttttatttatttatcagaTATTAGATTAAGTAAGAAATTTTctcgaattttttttttatgaaaaatgttTCCATTCATATTAGAGGTGTGCAAACTCAATATAATTGATGAACCGAACTGAAAAATATACTAGTGGTTTATCAGTATCGGATTATTAAGTTAACAATTATTATAcgtttttgttaattttattacTGGCTATCAATTCAATTGTTGGTTCtaagattttagttaaaacttaAACTGATAATCTAACATGATTATGCTAAATTATCTTTTATCCCTAATTGTAATAGTTCcttatattttaaatacaaacTCTATTTCTTGTACATTTCATAGTCATTATCTTGGtgttgttttctttttgaaatcATTGCCTTGTTGGGGTTCTACCCATCAACATGCACTGTGAActgatttttcttttagagagagagatattGCTACAGTGATTTTGCATCTACATTTGCTACTtagctaaaaaataaataaatttattttagcaataacttatttgaatttgtatttgtgTCACGATCCTAATTTACACACTAGACGTAACACGATGTTTAGAACCATAATTGATGACACTGACATGATTCATGAGctcctaaataaaaaatatataaactagAAAATACTATAAGAAAGCAAGATCATGGACTAACATGTTCATAATCACTGCTTACAACTTTGACAACATCTGTAATCTAAAAAAGAAATCAGAACTAAAACAACAATTCTAACTAACTAtttatgaagtctctactaataCTGAATGCATTTAATCGGGAT comes from Capsicum annuum cultivar UCD-10X-F1 chromosome 2, UCD10Xv1.1, whole genome shotgun sequence and encodes:
- the LOC107857585 gene encoding uncharacterized protein LOC107857585 isoform X1 — translated: MGILSAVHLKKMKQPMKKGSSKRKQVLKKVFDYLMSDTFMFAPLCTSPFYGQYSFPGGINGEDKPLEGNDKKNLHLVTKIGDYLKADTYMYAPLLISQRDVLLSKGPEEEMDRKRSFDVIKGGTDEAGRKTVSVVSKDHNMDTMVTRTRLRRETLKHMIYQNC
- the LOC107857585 gene encoding uncharacterized protein LOC107857585 isoform X2, producing the protein MGILSAVHLKKMKQPMKKGSSKRKQVLKKVFDYLMSDTFMFAPLCTSPFYGQYSFPGGINGEDKPLEGNDKKNLHLVTKIGDYLKADTYMYAPLLISQRDVLLSKEEEMDRKRSFDVIKGGTDEAGRKTVSVVSKDHNMDTMVTRTRLRRETLKHMIYQNC